In Haliscomenobacter hydrossis DSM 1100, the DNA window ATGCTGGCTGGCGGCCCCAATCACGGCTGGTACTACGAGGTGGGCGGTGGCGAAAGTGGCTACATCACCCAGCACCCGGTCAACAAAGACATTTTTTACGCCGGAAGTCAAGGTGCGTTGCTGACGCGTTACGACCGCAGCAATGGCCAAAACCGCGACATTCAGGTATATCCGCGCTTTTTTTCCGGCGAACCTTCCAGTGCCTTACCCGAACGTTGGCAGTGGACTTACCCAATCGTTTTTTCACCCAAGGATCCCAATCAGCTCTTTACCTGCTCGCAGCACGTCTGGCGCACCAAAGACGATGGACAAAGTTGGGAAAAAATCAGCCCTGACCTGACTTACGCTGACCCCGAAACCCTCGGACCAACCGGCGGCGAAATCACCAAGGACATGAACGGGCCCGAGATTTATGCCACCGTTTACGCCCTTGCCCCTTCCAACCACGATGTGAACACCATCTGGGCGGGTTCGGACGATGGTCGCATCCACATCACCCGCGACGGGGGCAAGTCCTGGCAAGAAATTACGCCCAAAGACCTGCCCAAACACTCGGTAGTAAGCATCATCGACGAATCAAAACACCAGTCGGGAACGGCTTATGTGGCCGTGTACCGCTATCAAGTGGACGACCGCCAGCCTTATGTATACCGCACCCGGGATTTCGGCAAAACCTGGACCAAAATCATCACGGGTATCGCCAACGGGCATTTTGCGCGAGCCGTGCGTGAAGACCATGTGCGTCCGGGATTGTTGTTTCTGGGCACCGAGCACGGCGTATATGTCTCCTTTGATGCGGGCGATCACTGGCAAGCCTTGCAACTCAATTTGCCGGATACCCCCATTCGCGACCTGGTCATCAAAGACAATGACGTAGTTTTGGGCACCCATGGTAGGGGTTTTTGGATTCTGGACGACATCCACCCTTTCCGCCAACTGAGCCCCGAAAATTTGAAACAACCTGCAACCTTGTTCAAACCCGCGGATGCCATTAGAGGAGTCACTACGGCCATGTTTCAGTATTATTTACAGGAAAAAGTAGATTCCGTAAAAATTGAAGTACTGGATGCCAAAGGCGCAACGGTAATTAGTTACAAAGGAGACAATACCCCTGCTCAGCGTGGCGCTGGCGGTGGCCCCAAACCCAGTACCACTGCTGGATTGAACACCTTTTCCTGGAATTTGCGTTACCCTGGGGCTACCGTTTTTGATGGCATGATCCTCTGGGGAGCACGGCCTCAAAACGGCCCAAAAGCACCTTTGGGCAAGTACCAGGTGAAGTTTACGGCGGGAACCTACAGCCAAACTTACCCTTTCCAAATCCTAATGAATCCCAACTTGAAGGGAATCAATGCAGCAGATTTACAGGAGCAGTTTGAGGTAGCCATGAAAATCCGCGACAAAGAAAGTGCAGGTAATGAGGCGGTGATCCGCATCCGCAATTTGCGCAAACAAATGGAGGCGCGGATGAAAGAAACCACCGATGCCAGCTTTACCACCGCTGCTAAAGACCTGAATACCAAGTTGACCGTCATCGAGGAAGATTTGTACCAAACCAAAAACCAAAGTGGGCAGGATCCGCTCAACTTCCCGATCAAATTGGGTAACCGCATTTCAGCGGTGCGCCGCAGTCTGGAGTCGGGTGATGCCAAACCAACTGCTGGAGTCCACAAGGTTTTTGCCGAACTGAGCAAGGAACTGGAAGGACATTTAACCAAATTGGATGCCACCATTTCCGGGGCATTGCCGGGTTTGAACAAACAGTTGCTGGCTTTGCAATTGAAGGAAATTAAGGATAAATAAAGTTGATGAAGGTTGATAAAAGTTGATGAAGGTTGATACTTAATAAACCATAAAAAGAACCTTCATCAACCCTCATCAACCCTCATCAACCCTCATCAACTTTTATCAACCCTCATCAACCCTCATCAACCCTCATCAACACATGGAAGCATCTAACGCAAGGTTTCGTATATCCGAGGATTGGACTTCGGTACTCATTGGTTTCCTGATCATTGGACTCGCCCTGAGCACCTTGTTTATTTTGCCAGCCCCACAATACGGCTGGTCAAACGGGGGAGAATTGGTGAACAATGTATTTTCTGCCGCAAACTTTAGCCTAATTTTCAATCAATTTGCTTTCATCTTGCTGTTTGGTGTATTGGGTGCTCGTTTGACGGGGATCAAGGTAAACAGCTTTATCAGCACTTTACTTCTCTTGTATTCGATTACCTTGTTGGCGCAAATCCTGGCCGGGAATGCCTTTATCAAATCGCTCAACCTGGAGGCCGTAATTTTCAGCTTAATTCTGGGTTTGCTCATTCGCCAGTTTTTTAATTTGCCAGAATGGTTTACCAAAGCCTTGTCCACTGAGCTGTTTGTCAAAATTGGTTTGGTGCTTCTCGGTTGCAGTGTGATTTTTTCAGACATCCTCAAAAACGGCACCCTCGGCTTGATTCAATCCTTAGTGGTGGTATTGAGTGTGTGGTATTTCTCCTATTGGCTCTGCAAACGTTGGAAAATCGATGAAGAAATGGCTTTTATGCTGTCTAGCGCGGTGTCCATTTGCGGCGTTTCAGCGGCCATTGCCACGGCAGGTGCCATCAATGGCGATAGCAAAAAACTGTCCTTTGTGGTATCTGTAGTGTTGATCGTAGCCATCCCCATGATGATTTTTATGCCCATTTTGGCGAATTACATGGGGCTTTCACAGGAAATCACCGGAGCCTGGTTGGGTGGCACCATCGATACTTCCGGTGCGGTGGTAGCATCAGGAAGTATGGTCGGTGAAAAAGCGCTGGAGGTCAGTACCATTGTGAAGTTTTCCCAAAACGTATTGCTGGGCATTGCCGCGTTTTTCATCAGTGTGTATTGGACCCTCACGGGCAAAGAATCCGAAGGTGTGAAGGTGGAAAAACCAACCCTTGGAATCATCTGGGATCGTTTCCCCAAGTTTGTGCTCGGCTTTTTAGCTGCCTCGCTCGTTTTTTCCTTCCTATTGGAACCTGATACGGTCAAAGAAGTGAAAGGGCACCTGAAAAACATCCAGACCTTGTGGTTTGGGCTAGCATTCACCAGCATTGGCCTGGAAACCAAGTTTTCCGACTTGTTTAAGGACGGTTTCCGCAAACCCTTCTGGGCCTTTTTGATCGCACAATTTTTCAACATCATCATTACCTTGATCCTGGCTTATCTTTTATTCAGGTAAAAAGCCAAACAATGGAGCTTGTTCAACAATTAACCGAAGCCCTTGGCGCGGAATGTGTTTTATCACACGCCGAAGCCGCCCAACGAATAGCCAGCAATTGGGTCGGCGCAGAAAACCTGAATTGTCGGGCCTTACTTTTGCCGCGGAATACGGCTGAAGTCTCGACCGCACTGAAGATCTGCCATGCCGCCAAACAACCCGTGGTGCCCCATGGCGGCTTGACGAACGTGGTGGGCGGCGTATTGACTCAAGGCCACGAAATCGCCCTCAGTCTGGAAAGGATGAACGCCATTGAGGCTGTCGACGAAGCCAATCGAACGGCAACCGTACAAGCTGGAGTTGTTTTGCAAGAGCTCCAAAATCAGCTCCAACCCCGTGGTTTGTTTTTCCCACTTGACCTGGGTGCCAAGGGCAGCTGTATGATTGGGGGCAACATTTCCACCAATGCAGGTGGGCTGCAAGCGCTGCGCTACGGCGTCATGCGCAATTTGGTGCTGGGCTTGGAAGTCGTCCTGGCCGATGGAACCATCATCACCTCCATGAACCAATTGTTGAAAAACAATGCAGGGTACGACCTCAAACACCTGTTCATCGGTTCAGAAGGCACCCTTGGCGTCATCACCCGAGCCGTGCTCAAACTTGAAGATGTACCACTTAGCAAAAACACCGCGTACATTGCCCTCAACAGTTTTGCGCAAGCCTGTGATTTTTTGAGTTTTGCAAAAAAAACACTCGGTCATACCCTCAGCACTTACGAACTGATGTGGCAGGACTACTACCAACTGATGACTTCCTTACCTTCCCGTTATGCTCCCCCCCTGCCCCAAGATCATGCGTACTACGTCTTGCTGGAAGCGCAGGGCTACCATCCGGAGAACGACCAAAAACTTTTCCAGGAAACCTTGGAAAGAGCCTTCGAAAGTGGCCTGATTGCCGATGCCTGTCTGGCACAAAGCCAGCAGGAACTGGACTGGTTTTGGGGCATCCGCGAACAAGTGGATTTTATTTTTTCGGTGCATCAGCCCGTGTTTCTTTTTGATGTCAGTTTGTCGATTTCAAACATGGAAACCTATACTCAAGAGATTGCCAAAGGCTTGCAAAAAGTATGGCCGGATGTCTTCCTTTACGTATTTGGGCACATGGGCGATGGTAACTTGCATTTGTTTGTGTCTTGTGGGCAAAACGACCAGGCGACCCGTCATCAAGTAGAGGAAATCGTATTTAACCCTTTGACCGCTATTGGTGGTTCAATTACTGCTGAGCACGGTGTTGGTTTGGAAAAAAAGGCCTGGCTGCATTTGAGTCGGAACCCAGCAGAAATCGCCCTGATGAAAAGTTTGAAGGCCGCGTTGGATCCGGCGGGAATTTTGAATCCAGGGAAGATTTTTTAACTCAAGTCATGCTCAAAAAGCCAAATCCCTTACTAAATTCACGCTAAAATACACCCTATGTCTTCATCCATAACACCCATCATTCATCCTCAAGAATTGTTGGCTCTGCAAGCTAGCCCAAACCTTGTCATCATCGATGCCCGCAGCGGCCCGGATGTCAGGGTGCGTTATGTTACCAGTCACCTGGCTGGTGCCTTACACGCTGATTTGGACACCGACCTTGCCGACATCAAACCCAATGCTGCCGATGGAGGCCGGCATCCCTTGCCAAGTCCGGCCCAGTTTTCAAAAGTATTGGGCAAACTGGGCATTACCCCGGAAAGTCAGGTGGTGGTTTATGATGATAAAAATGGTGCCAATGCCGCCGCACGGTTTTGGTGGATGTTGCGCGCAGTAGGTCACCAACAGGTGCAAGTCCTCAACGGAGGTTTAAACGCCGCAATTGAAGCTGGTTTTCCCTTTTTGGCTGGTGAAGAGATTGCCGCCCCCGTCGAGGATTATCCCATCCAGGATTGGAGTTTGCCACTTGCCGATATTGCCGAGGTGGAACAAGCAGGACAAGACCCCCAGCGCCTCATCATCGATGTGCGGGAAAAAGTGCGCTACGATGGCATTACCGAACCGATTGATTTGGTGGCAGGCCATATTCCCGGAGCCATCAACGTACCTTTTGCCAATAACCTGGACAGCCAGGGTTTTTATTTGTCACCTGAAGTGTTGCACGAACAATACGCTGTAGTACTCAACAATCGAAAGCCCGAAGAGGTGATTGTGCATTGTGGGTCTGGAGTGACGGCTTGCCACACGCTGCTGGCTATGGATTATGCGGGCTTCGAGATCCCTAAACTTTATGTGGGTTCCTGGAGTGAGTGGTCACGGAGTGATAAACCACTGGCTTAACCTAAGGCTTACACCCATCTTCCTTCAATAACCGCTCCAACATCCTCAGCAAAAAATCCGCCTGTGTTTTTCCAAACACCATTGGCGGTTTGATTTTTAGGACATTGTGATCTGGCCCGTCAGTGCTCATCAAAATGCCCAGGGTACGCATGCGGTTGGCGAGGTAGTCGGCAATGGATGCAGCTGGGAGTTTGGCAATGGGGTCATGCACCAGTTCGATGCCCAGAAACAAACCGCTGCCCCGTACATCGCCAATTTGTGGGAAGCGCTGTGCCAGTTCTCCCAAGCCCAGCTTTAAATAATTGCCCACGGTCAAGGCATTTTCTTGCAAGCCCTCTTCCCGAATCACCTTGAGCACTTCCATCCCAATGGCACAAGATACCGGATTGCCGCCAAAAGTATTAAAATACTCCATGCCGTTGGCAAAAGCATCGGCTACGGCACGGGTACACAAGACCGCACCAAGCGGATGGCCATTCCCGATGGGTTTGCCGATGGTGACAATGTCCGGCACCACTCCTTGTTCCTCAAAAGCCCAGAAGTATTTCCCCGGACGACCACAACCCGTTTGTACCTCATCGGCAATACACAAACCGCCCGCAGTCCGTACACTGGCGTAGACCTGCTGTAAATATCCGGGGGGAAGGGGAATTTGGCCGCCACAACTCACGATGGTTTCGGCCATAAAAGCAGCTGGTCTCCGGCCTTGGATATGCAGTCGCTCCAGTATTTCATTTACAGGTTGAGCGTATTGTTGTGCTGAGTCGGGTGTACTGCCTCGGTACAAACCACGATAAGTATCGGGCAAGGGTACTACGTGAACCCTTGGAGAAGCCCCTTTTCCACCAGGGCCATCAAATTTGTACGAGCTGATCTCCACACAGGCATTGGTGTTGCCGTGATACCCCACTTGCAGAGCGATAATGTCTTGTTGGTTGGTGTAGGTTTTGGCCAACCGTAAAGCCAGTTCGTTCGCTTCACTGCCGCTGTTGACAAAAAACGCCACTTCCAGGGATGCAGGAGCCGTAGCCAGTAGTGCCTCGGCAAACTGCGTAATCTGGTGGTGTACATAGCGGGTATTGGTGTTGAGTACCGCCATTTGGCGCTGCCCAGCCCGCACTACCCGCGGGTGCTCATGCCCAACGTGGGCCACATTGTTGACCGTATCGAGGTAGCGTCTTCCAGTATGGTCATAGAGGTAGGCACCCACACCGCGCTGCATGTACAGGGGTTGGGTGTAGGAAATGCTGAGGTTGGGTGAAAGCAGCTTACGGCGTTCCGTCAAAATTTGCGCTACGGCTATGGCCGGGGAACAGGGTGAAGCTTGTCCCGCAATCAGGTACCAGGGATCGGGACAAATACCCGTCCAAACCGCCCGTTTATCGGGAAAAGCCACTCCGGGAAAATCACCCGCCAAATCCAGTATGTCCAACATGACTTGAAAATGCAGGTGCGGCGACCAGTTGCCATTTTCTGGCATCGGCCCCATCCAGCACAAACGTTCCCCTTTGGCGATGGGCTTCCCCACGTACAAACCCTCCAAAGACGTACGGCTCAAGTGCCCATACAAGGTGTAAAAGGTCAATTCAGGACTGACGCTGTGCTGCAAAATGATGGTCGGCCCGTAATCCCGATCGGCAGCATTGTCTTGAAAACTGTGAACTACACCATCCAGCGGTGCAAAAACGGGTGTGCCCTCGGGCATAAAAATATCCAGACCAATGTGGATACTGCGCCATTCCGGGCCGTGGTTGCCCTCTACGGCAAAGGCATTGGTGGTGTAAAAAGGACGTGCTTCGTTGTAACGGCCAATACCAACTTTGGCTTGAGCGGCTTCCATTGTTTCCACGATGCGTTGGTGCAAGCGTTGGGCGTCAACAATATCGGCGTAATTGCCCAAATCGGCGCTACCTACGCTGCAATCGAGCCAGATGCAGTCGGGGCCTTGCAGGTCGATTTCTACCAATGGCGCAAATTGATGTAGGTTGGTTTTGGCCCAGTTGACAAACATTTCTGCTTGTGGATGAGGTGACCAGCCACAGGCTTCTCGAACGGTAGAATGGGCCAAATTTGGGGCAATACGCTGCAATTTTTCCAATAAATCCCAGGCTGGGCGATCACTGATTTGTAGGTAAACGTTTTCAGGGTTAGCCACCCGGTTTTGTGCCGAACACAGCACACTAATCAGCAATCTGGCGACAATCAGGGGGAACAAAACCTCAGTCTCCAGTTCCTGCAAGGGAAATTGCTGGTGGTATCCGCGCGTCATTTGGCCGATGACGGCCAGAGGATCGGGCTTGTCCATAGCAGCATATGCAATCGCAATGGCCAGTTCGTTGATGGTATGGGAATAAACGGCGTCGCCAAAATCGATCACGCCCGGCACTTCGGGATGTAAGGGATCAAAACTAAGCAGGATGTTGTAGTCATTGGCGTCGTTGTAGTTGACACTTTTCCGCAATTGGGGGAATCGGGGCAAGGCCTTTTTTTGGAACAAATCCAGTGCCCAGGTGGCCAATTTATTCTTTTCAGGATCGTCAATGGCGTGCAAATGTTCTTTGGTCCAAAGAGCTTCAGAAGGATCCCATTTGATCCAGCGGTGCGCGGCGGGATGATCAAAATCGGCAAGTGCAGCGCTGAGTTTGCCACACAAAGCCCCTACCCTTTCTAGTAATTCGGGGGTATGTGGATTGGCTTCCGCAAAAACACGTCCTTCTACCCAAGTCAGGGCGCGGAGGTAACGAAGTTCCCCGTTGAGCAACCGATGGGTAAGGATTTTTTTATTTCCTACCCCAACTACAGGCACCGGGATTTCCAAACCCAAATTGGCGGCTTGCAGGTGCTCCATCATAGCATTTTGAAAGTCCAGTTCGGCAATTGAGGTCTGGGGATGGGCAATTTTGAAGCAGTAGCGCTGGCCTACTCCGGTTTCGATTAAATAGTTGAGGTCAACCTCACCACTGAGGGTGCGTACCGAACCTTGGATTTGAAAGTATTGTAAAGCAAGTTGCTGAACTTCGGCGGTAGAAAAAGACATGACTACAATTTGGTTTACCTATAAAATAGAGCTTTCAGTGGTATTTTTTCAAATCACCCCCAACCGCTTCAATTCCCAATAGCAGCGCGCCGTAGCGGTGATGTCCACCATTGCATCGTGCGCACCTTTGATTCCTTCCTTGAATAGTTTGTAGTGCAACTCTTCCAACTTGGGCCATTTGTAGCCACCCCGGGGGCTATTGGCGGGTAAAGCGCAATGGTAAATCACTTCAGGACTGGTCATGGTACAAAACTTGGGAATCGGCAAAAGGGGATCTTCTTTGACATACCGGTGGTATTCCGCGCCTACGATGGCGTGGTCGAAATTCACATTATGCGCCACCAGGAGTTTACTTTTTTCCAAAATGCTTCGAAAATCGTTGAGCACTTGTGCCACTGGAACCCCCTCTGCCAGTGCCCGCTCGGTCGTAATCCCGTGAATGCGCACTACGGCGGCAGGGATCGTGTATCCCTCCGGACGAACCAGGTAATTGAGTTGCTCCAATAAAGTACCCTCTTCATCGTAGAGTAAACCGGCCAATTGCACCATTCGTGGCCAGTTGTTGACCCGGGAAATGGGCGCACTCCAATTGAGGGGCAATCCGGTAGTTTCAGTATCGAGAAATAAAATCATGGAATCGCATTGAAGGAAACAAAGTACACAATACCTTTAGAAGTGAAAAGCGAAAAACGAATAGCGAATAGCTAAAAGTGAAAACTATTACATTTCATTATTCGCTTTTAGCTTTTCACTATTCGCTTTTCACTTCTCAACTTCATTGCAATGTCCAATCCATCCCGTCGCCAATTCGTCAAACAGCTGGGCTATGCCGCTGCGGCAGTGACCGTTCCAACCTGGTTTTACATCCAGCGCAGTCCTTCCATGCGTCCATTAATGCCATCCGGGCTCAGTTCGGGGGATGTAATCAGCGACCGGGCGATGATATGGGCCAGGGCAGACCGGCCATCGCGCATGTGGATCGATTGGTCTACTACCGAAAGTTTTGCCCGGTTCAAAACGGTACAAGGCCCAGCGGCATTGACAGAGTTTGATTTTACCACCAAAATGGACATTACCGATTTGCCAGTCGGACAGGAAATATTCTACCGGGTGCGCTATCAGAGTTTGGAAGACCTCAAACTTTGGAGCGAGCCGGTGGTTGGTCGGCTGCGTACCGCACCGGGGACTTTGCGCAATATTCGTTTTCAATGGGGTGGCGACACCTGCGGGCAAGGCTGGGGGATCAATCCCGAATTGGGGGGGATGAAAATATACTCGACGATGGCCCAACGCAATCCCGATTTTTTCATCCACAGCGGCGACACCATTTACGCGGATGGGCCCATCCAGGCCGAAGTCAAGCTCCCTAATGGCAAACTTTGGAAGAACATTGTGACGGAGGAAAAATCAAAAGTAGCGGAAACCCTGGCCGAGTTTCGAGGCAACTACCGCTACAATTACCTCGACGAAAACCTGCGCAATTTCAACGCCAAAGTGCCCATCTTGTACCAATGGGACGATCACGAGGTGCTAAACAACTGGTACCCCGAAGAAATCCATACTGACAACCGCTACACCGAAAAAAATGTGGCCCTGTTGGCCGCCCGCGCCAAACGCGCTTTCCTGGAATACAATCCCATTCGTAGCAATGGCGACGATCCGGAGCGCATTTACCGCAAAATTCCTTATGGCCCAATGCTGGATGTGTTCATGATCGACATGCGTTCGTACCGCGCGGCCAATGGTCCGAACAAACAGACCAAAGCTGGGGCAGATACCGCATTTTTGGGGCGGCAACAAATTCAATGGCTCAAGGAAGGGCTGCTGGCCTCCAAAGCCACCTGGAAAATCATCGCTTCGGATATGCCCCTCGGTTTGATCGTTTATGATGATTACGTCAATAGGTCCACTTT includes these proteins:
- a CDS encoding VPS10 domain-containing protein, with product MKKLLLTLCGLALLGALQAQNPTTFTNPYEAKYFEKFKWRNIGPMRGGRSLGCTGSPGRTNEYYFGATGGGLWKTTDGGQEWFPVTDGQITCSSIGAVAVAETNPDIVYIGGGEVQLRGSITQGDGVYKSTDGGKTWRHIGLKETQAIARIRVHPTNPDIVYVSALGHPYGDNEERGVFRSTDGGNTWKKVLYVSPKTGSVDLIIDRVNPKIIYATTWQVYRKTWKMWGGGPECKLWKSVDGGDTWIDLSKNPGMPTGTLGKIGITVSPVDNNRLWAIVEANEGGVYRSDDGGWSWKKVNEERKLRQRAFYYSRIYADPFDKNTVYGLNVDFYKSTDGGVTFDKEITGQHGDYHDLWIDPNNPQRMIVSDDGGGSVSVNGGQSWTEQDYCTTQLYHVTVTSDVPYHVAGAQQDNSTLAIPSDGWDHMLAGGPNHGWYYEVGGGESGYITQHPVNKDIFYAGSQGALLTRYDRSNGQNRDIQVYPRFFSGEPSSALPERWQWTYPIVFSPKDPNQLFTCSQHVWRTKDDGQSWEKISPDLTYADPETLGPTGGEITKDMNGPEIYATVYALAPSNHDVNTIWAGSDDGRIHITRDGGKSWQEITPKDLPKHSVVSIIDESKHQSGTAYVAVYRYQVDDRQPYVYRTRDFGKTWTKIITGIANGHFARAVREDHVRPGLLFLGTEHGVYVSFDAGDHWQALQLNLPDTPIRDLVIKDNDVVLGTHGRGFWILDDIHPFRQLSPENLKQPATLFKPADAIRGVTTAMFQYYLQEKVDSVKIEVLDAKGATVISYKGDNTPAQRGAGGGPKPSTTAGLNTFSWNLRYPGATVFDGMILWGARPQNGPKAPLGKYQVKFTAGTYSQTYPFQILMNPNLKGINAADLQEQFEVAMKIRDKESAGNEAVIRIRNLRKQMEARMKETTDASFTTAAKDLNTKLTVIEEDLYQTKNQSGQDPLNFPIKLGNRISAVRRSLESGDAKPTAGVHKVFAELSKELEGHLTKLDATISGALPGLNKQLLALQLKEIKDK
- a CDS encoding YeiH family protein, which translates into the protein MEASNARFRISEDWTSVLIGFLIIGLALSTLFILPAPQYGWSNGGELVNNVFSAANFSLIFNQFAFILLFGVLGARLTGIKVNSFISTLLLLYSITLLAQILAGNAFIKSLNLEAVIFSLILGLLIRQFFNLPEWFTKALSTELFVKIGLVLLGCSVIFSDILKNGTLGLIQSLVVVLSVWYFSYWLCKRWKIDEEMAFMLSSAVSICGVSAAIATAGAINGDSKKLSFVVSVVLIVAIPMMIFMPILANYMGLSQEITGAWLGGTIDTSGAVVASGSMVGEKALEVSTIVKFSQNVLLGIAAFFISVYWTLTGKESEGVKVEKPTLGIIWDRFPKFVLGFLAASLVFSFLLEPDTVKEVKGHLKNIQTLWFGLAFTSIGLETKFSDLFKDGFRKPFWAFLIAQFFNIIITLILAYLLFR
- a CDS encoding FAD-binding oxidoreductase; this translates as MELVQQLTEALGAECVLSHAEAAQRIASNWVGAENLNCRALLLPRNTAEVSTALKICHAAKQPVVPHGGLTNVVGGVLTQGHEIALSLERMNAIEAVDEANRTATVQAGVVLQELQNQLQPRGLFFPLDLGAKGSCMIGGNISTNAGGLQALRYGVMRNLVLGLEVVLADGTIITSMNQLLKNNAGYDLKHLFIGSEGTLGVITRAVLKLEDVPLSKNTAYIALNSFAQACDFLSFAKKTLGHTLSTYELMWQDYYQLMTSLPSRYAPPLPQDHAYYVLLEAQGYHPENDQKLFQETLERAFESGLIADACLAQSQQELDWFWGIREQVDFIFSVHQPVFLFDVSLSISNMETYTQEIAKGLQKVWPDVFLYVFGHMGDGNLHLFVSCGQNDQATRHQVEEIVFNPLTAIGGSITAEHGVGLEKKAWLHLSRNPAEIALMKSLKAALDPAGILNPGKIF
- a CDS encoding sulfurtransferase, with the translated sequence MSSSITPIIHPQELLALQASPNLVIIDARSGPDVRVRYVTSHLAGALHADLDTDLADIKPNAADGGRHPLPSPAQFSKVLGKLGITPESQVVVYDDKNGANAAARFWWMLRAVGHQQVQVLNGGLNAAIEAGFPFLAGEEIAAPVEDYPIQDWSLPLADIAEVEQAGQDPQRLIIDVREKVRYDGITEPIDLVAGHIPGAINVPFANNLDSQGFYLSPEVLHEQYAVVLNNRKPEEVIVHCGSGVTACHTLLAMDYAGFEIPKLYVGSWSEWSRSDKPLA
- a CDS encoding aminotransferase class III-fold pyridoxal phosphate-dependent enzyme; the encoded protein is MSFSTAEVQQLALQYFQIQGSVRTLSGEVDLNYLIETGVGQRYCFKIAHPQTSIAELDFQNAMMEHLQAANLGLEIPVPVVGVGNKKILTHRLLNGELRYLRALTWVEGRVFAEANPHTPELLERVGALCGKLSAALADFDHPAAHRWIKWDPSEALWTKEHLHAIDDPEKNKLATWALDLFQKKALPRFPQLRKSVNYNDANDYNILLSFDPLHPEVPGVIDFGDAVYSHTINELAIAIAYAAMDKPDPLAVIGQMTRGYHQQFPLQELETEVLFPLIVARLLISVLCSAQNRVANPENVYLQISDRPAWDLLEKLQRIAPNLAHSTVREACGWSPHPQAEMFVNWAKTNLHQFAPLVEIDLQGPDCIWLDCSVGSADLGNYADIVDAQRLHQRIVETMEAAQAKVGIGRYNEARPFYTTNAFAVEGNHGPEWRSIHIGLDIFMPEGTPVFAPLDGVVHSFQDNAADRDYGPTIILQHSVSPELTFYTLYGHLSRTSLEGLYVGKPIAKGERLCWMGPMPENGNWSPHLHFQVMLDILDLAGDFPGVAFPDKRAVWTGICPDPWYLIAGQASPCSPAIAVAQILTERRKLLSPNLSISYTQPLYMQRGVGAYLYDHTGRRYLDTVNNVAHVGHEHPRVVRAGQRQMAVLNTNTRYVHHQITQFAEALLATAPASLEVAFFVNSGSEANELALRLAKTYTNQQDIIALQVGYHGNTNACVEISSYKFDGPGGKGASPRVHVVPLPDTYRGLYRGSTPDSAQQYAQPVNEILERLHIQGRRPAAFMAETIVSCGGQIPLPPGYLQQVYASVRTAGGLCIADEVQTGCGRPGKYFWAFEEQGVVPDIVTIGKPIGNGHPLGAVLCTRAVADAFANGMEYFNTFGGNPVSCAIGMEVLKVIREEGLQENALTVGNYLKLGLGELAQRFPQIGDVRGSGLFLGIELVHDPIAKLPAASIADYLANRMRTLGILMSTDGPDHNVLKIKPPMVFGKTQADFLLRMLERLLKEDGCKP
- a CDS encoding 3'-5' exonuclease; its protein translation is MILFLDTETTGLPLNWSAPISRVNNWPRMVQLAGLLYDEEGTLLEQLNYLVRPEGYTIPAAVVRIHGITTERALAEGVPVAQVLNDFRSILEKSKLLVAHNVNFDHAIVGAEYHRYVKEDPLLPIPKFCTMTSPEVIYHCALPANSPRGGYKWPKLEELHYKLFKEGIKGAHDAMVDITATARCYWELKRLGVI
- a CDS encoding alkaline phosphatase D family protein gives rise to the protein MSNPSRRQFVKQLGYAAAAVTVPTWFYIQRSPSMRPLMPSGLSSGDVISDRAMIWARADRPSRMWIDWSTTESFARFKTVQGPAALTEFDFTTKMDITDLPVGQEIFYRVRYQSLEDLKLWSEPVVGRLRTAPGTLRNIRFQWGGDTCGQGWGINPELGGMKIYSTMAQRNPDFFIHSGDTIYADGPIQAEVKLPNGKLWKNIVTEEKSKVAETLAEFRGNYRYNYLDENLRNFNAKVPILYQWDDHEVLNNWYPEEIHTDNRYTEKNVALLAARAKRAFLEYNPIRSNGDDPERIYRKIPYGPMLDVFMIDMRSYRAANGPNKQTKAGADTAFLGRQQIQWLKEGLLASKATWKIIASDMPLGLIVYDDYVNRSTFENGANGNGPALGRELETADLLRFMLHNEIKNVVWLTADVHYCAAHYYDPAKAQFKEFSPFYEFVAGPLNSGTFGPGEMDNTFGPQVLFQKAPPAGQSNLSPAAGMQFFGEVNIDAGSQEMKVALWDNAGVKLFEKTISTT